The Primulina eburnea isolate SZY01 chromosome 6, ASM2296580v1, whole genome shotgun sequence genome contains a region encoding:
- the LOC140835252 gene encoding uncharacterized protein yields the protein MASIPKTAVSPAHDFIRSTRSSQHPIICSVHLRYRTPASALVFSSSNFSTRFDHPIRSPSLIVKCSRIDGNGSSAEKTSLHDLYEKEGQSPWYDNLCRPVTDLIPFIQIGVRGVTSNPAIFQKAISTSSAYNDQFRELVQSGKDTESAYWELVVKDIQDACKLFESIYDQTDGGDGYVSVEVSPRLADDSENTIEAAKWLHRWVDRPNVYIKIPATAACIPSIKEVIARGISVNVTLIFSLARYEAVIDAYLDGLEASGLSDLSRVTSVASFFVSRVDTLVDKMLEKIGTPEALDLRGKAANAQATLAYQLYQKKFSGTRWDSLVKKGAKKQRLLWASTSVKNPAYPDTLYVAPLIGPDTVSTMPDQALQAFIHHGSVARTIDSDVSEAEGIYGALEKLGIDWAYVGSQLELEGVDAFKKSFDSLLDTLQEKANSLKLVGL from the exons ATGGCTTCCATTCCTAAGACCGCAGTTTCCCCAGCCCATGATTTTATTCGCAGCACCAGATCTTCACAGCACCCCATCATTTGCTCTGTTCATCTCCGCTACCGAACCCCTGCTTCTGCTCTTGTATTTTCATCTTCAAACTTCAGCACCCGCTTCGACCACCCCATTCGATCCCCCTCTTTGAT CGTCAAATGCTCAAGAATTGATGGGAATGGAAGCAGTGCCGAGAAAACCAGTCTTCATGATCTTTATGAGAAGGAAGGTCAGAGCCCATGGTATGATAATCTATGCCGTCCTGTTACGGATCTTATCCCATTTATCCAAATTGGTGTCAGGGGCGTAACGAGCAATCCAGCG ATCTTCCAGAAAGCAATATCAACTTCTAGTGCATATAATGATCAATTCAG GGAGCTTGTTCAATCTGGAAAAGACACAGAAAGTGCGTACTGGGAACTTGTGGTGAAAGATATCCAAGATGCGTGCAAACTGTTTGAGTCAATTTATGATCAAACAGATGGGGGTGATGGATATGTTTCTGTCGAAGTTTCACCCAGGCTTGCTGATGATTCTGAGAACACAATAGAGGCTGCTAAATGGCTTCATCGATGGGTTGATCGTCCTAATGTCTATATAAAAATTCCCGCTACAGCTGCGTGTATCCCTTCCATTAAGGAAGTCATTGCACGAGGAATAAGTGTTAACGTGACA CTGATATTCTCGCTTGCTAGATATGAAGCAGTGATTGATGCTTACCTGGACGGTCTCGAGGCGTCTGGGCTCAGCGATCTTTCCCGAGTCACAAGTGTTGCTTCTTTCTTTGTTAGTCGAGTTGATACCCTAGTTGACAAGATGCTGGAGAAAATTGGGACACCTGAGGCACTTGATCTCAGAGGGAAG GCTGCGAATGCTCAAGCAACTCTTGCTTACCAGCTGTACCAAAAGAAATTCTCTGGTACAAGATGGGACTCTCTGGTAAAGAAAGGAGCCAAAAAGCAGAGGCTTCTGTGGGCCTCAACTAGTGTTAAGAATCCAGCTTATCCGGACACTCTATATGTGGCTCCTCTCATTGGACCAGACACA GTGTCCACCATGCCTGATCAAGCACTCCAAGCATTTATTCATCATGGTTCTGTGGCAAGGACAATTGACTCTGACGTGTCGGAAGCTGAAGGTATATATGGTGCCCTCGAGAAGTTGGGAATCGACTGGGCCTATGTTGGTTCGCAGCTTGAGCTGGAAGGAGTGGATGCCTTTAAGAAGAGCTTCGATAGCTTGCTTGACACCCTGCAAGAGAAAGCAAATTCTCTTAAACTAGTCGGTCTCTGA